Part of the Anaerobranca gottschalkii DSM 13577 genome is shown below.
TCTTCCCTTGCCTTCTCCTTTGTTACTGTAGGTAAGTTTTTTAATACTTCTAATGTATATTTTTTTTCTCCCTCTTTATCCCTAATTTTCTTTATTGAACTCTCATCTAACATAAAAAATATTTTTGCATTTAATTTCCAATTATCCCAAATGAACTTTTCCAACCACTTATTGATATTTTTTAATTGAATGTAATAAAACTGCAAAGGATTATTGATGTGGATACTTATATTATCATTATCAACAGTTACTTTCCAATCCTTTAGTGAGCCTTGTAAGCCTGGAAATTCAGTAGCTAAACTTTTTTTAATAAAGGACAAATTAATATTAATAATTTCTTGTAATTGTAAGCTTGTCCCATAATTTAAAATACAAAAATCTAATTCTTTAAGCTCTGGAACCCTATTTAGAATCTGTTTCTTTAGATTTTCTAAACCCTGAATAGAGTTTTTATCAGCGGTGATATAAATAACCCATCCTTTTCGATGGGTAGAAACAGTTATCTTTTCTATTTTAATATTATTATTTTCCAGAAGCTCATTTAACATATAAATCACCTGCTAATCTTCATATTCTATGTTAATAACCCCTTCAATTTTGATAAGCTCTTCTATGACTTGTTGTTCCTTTAATTTAACTGGCAATTTCAGTTGTAAAATAATTTGCATTTTTGAGTCATAGGGTTCTAAAATTATATTTTTAATATCCACATTCAATTTTCCTAGTGTAGTTCCAATAATTCCTAACATTCCAGGTTTATCTATCACTAATATTTTAATTGAAAGGTTTTGTTTAGTAAATACAATTTTTTTCTCCCACTTATTAAATAAATGTAAAACAACTATAGTTAATAATGTTGCCACAATAGCTATATAGTAATGGCCAAAACCAATTGCTAGTCCTACACCAGCTATATTCCATAAACTAGCAGCAGTAGTTAATCCCTTTATGTTTACTCCTTCCCTTAAAATAGTCCCTGCTCCTAAAAATCCTATCCCACTGACTATTTGAGCTGCAATTCTTGTAGGATCACCACTATAACTTAAATTTGTGAATGTCTTCCAAGATACAATGGTAATTAAAGTAGAACCAATACATACTAAGGCATGGGTCCTTAATCCAGCAGGATGATTATTAGCCTCCCTCTCTAAACCAACAATACTACCTAAAATAATAGCTAACAATAAAGAACCTAGTAACTGAAAATATTCCATATTCATTTCCCCTAACTTGGATTTTTAAATAAATAATTGACTATCTCCCAGTACATTTTTAGTCTAGCCATAAATCCTTTAACAAATCCTAATTTTTCTTCTTTCATCACATGACTCATATCTGGCAAAGGCACTATTTCGATGTTTATATTTTCTTTTTCCACCAACCTGGTAAGGGCTAACTCCACGCCAAACCTACTAACTTCTAAATCTGACATAGAGTTTAATAACTCCCTTTTTATAGCCCTTTGACCAGAAAGATAAGGAGCAAATTTTTGTGCTAAATCTGTAGTTTTTCGCCCATTTGTAAATACACCTAATGACATAGGTACTCTCCCTGATTTAACAGGTTCTATTAAATTTTTAATATGGTATGGGGTAAGACCGATTAAATCTGCATCTAAAAAGAGAATAATCTCCCCTTCGGACTCTTCTAAGCCTGCTTTCATGGCCCCACCCTTACCCCTGTTTTCTTTTAAATCTACTACTTTTACACCTTTGCTTAATGCAACATCAACTGTTTTATCAATAGAACCATCACTTACAACTATAATTTCATCAATTATTTCTACCTCTTTTACTACATCTAATATATTTCCTATAGTTTTTTCTTCGTTATATGCTGGAATAATGCAAGTAATGGTCATTTGATTTACCCCCTAACAGGTTAGTGAATAAAAACTTTTTACCTCTTCAATAATATCTTCTATATTAACTAATTTAGTTTCTTTTCCGATGCGGAATTTTAATTCTACCTGTCCTTCTGATATTTTTTTACCAACGACAATTTTTAAAGGTATTCCTATTAAATCAATATCTTTAAATTTTACTCCTACCCTTTCATCCCTATCGTCTAATAAAACATCAATATTATTATTTTTCAAGTCTTCATAGATCTTTTGAGCTAAATCCGCTTGTTCTTCATCTTTAATATTAACTGGTATAACAGCGACTTCAAATGGTGCTAGGTGTTTTGGCCAGCAAATACCATCTTCATCGTTATTTTGTTCTATTATTGCCGCTAAAGTTCTGGTTATACCTATTCCATAACATCCCATAACCATCGGTTGTTCTTTACCATTTTTATCTAAATAAGTAGCTTTAAGGAGTTTTGAATATTTAGTTCCTAATTTAAAAATATGTCCTACCTCTATACCTTTAGAACTAGATAATTTATTTCCACATTTAATACAACTATCTCCTTCTTCAGCATTTTTTATATCCCCATAGATATTAACATTGAACTCATTTAAATTAACATTGATAATATGATAATCTTCTTCATTTGCTCCAACAACAAAATTTGTCATAGTTTTAACTTCATTATCAGCGACAATAAAAACTTCTTTATCTATACCTATTGGTCCTGAAAAACCTGGCTTACATTTTGTAACCCTATAAATTTCTTCCTCACTAGCTAAATTTATTTCTTTAATACCTAGTAATTTTTTTAATTTAATCTCATTTACTTCTCTATCGCCAGGCAATAAACACATAAAGGTTCTAGACTTTTCATCGGTGTAAAATACTGCCTTTAAAATTTTTGAGCTTTCTATTGATAAAAATTGGGCTAAATCATCTATTGTTTTAATATTTGGAGTATGAACCTTCTCTTTTTTCTTTATAGTTTGGCTTTCAAACTCTCTATCAACGGCTTGAGCTTTCTCTACATTGGCAGAATAGCCACAGGAGTCACAAAAAATTAAAGAATCTTCTCCTACTTCACTAATTACCATAAATTCATGGGATGAACTTCCCCCGATATTACCGGTATCAGCTTCCACTACTTGATATTTTAAATTACATCTATCGAAAATCCGTCTATATGCTTTATACATTTCTTCATAACTTTTATTTAATCCTTCCTCATCTACATCAAAACTATATGCATCTTTCATAATAAATTCTCTACTTCTAATTACACCAAATCTAGGCCTTTTTTCATCTCTATATTTTGTTTGAATTTGGAATAAATTAAGTGGAAGTTGACGGTAGGAACTTATATTATTCCTAATTAAATCAGTAAAAATTTCTTCATGGGTTGGACCTAAACAAAAGTCTCTGCCATGTCTATCTTGTAACCTAAACATTTCCGCACCATATTCATACCACCTATGGGATTCTTGCCATAACTCTGCATTTTGTAGGGCGGAAGCTAAAATTTCAACTGCTCCACTTCTTTCCATCTCTTCCCTTACTATATTTTCAATTTTTTTGAGGACTTTAAATCCTAAAGGTAAATATGTATAAATCCCAGCTGCTTGTTTTCTAATTAAACCAGCCCTTAACATAAGCTGATGACTAATAGTTTCTGCATCAGAAGAAACTTCCCTTAACGTAGGCATGAAATATTTACTTGTTTTCATTTAATTAACCTCCTATATTTTAGTATTACAAAAAAATAAACCCTCATCCATAATTTGGGACGAAGATTTCCTTTCCGCGGTACCACCCATATTGATATCATATAGATATCCCCTCTTATGGCTATAAAGGTGCCACCTTTCAACTCCAAAAGTGGGTTTCAACAAGTGGTAGGCAAAGTTCTCAATCACCCTTTGCTCCCTGTACTACCTTAACTTGTTTACTTGGCTTTCTTCTTCGTTGAATAACTGAATTTATCCGTTTTTTAGTATTATATTTAATCAATATTAACTTGTCAAGTTACATCACAATTTACGATAGTGTCAATATACTGTAGGAAAAAATTTTATGGATTACCCCCTGTTTGTTAACTACTTTCAAAAATAGTTCCCGAGTTTTTCACCAAAAAACTAAATAACAAATCAAAAAACCTTGTAATACCAGTAAATACAAGGATATTTTTTTGTCAAATTTTAAACTTTTTCTTGTAATTCTATGTAATTCTATGATATAATAGTAATGGGTGATAATTATG
Proteins encoded:
- a CDS encoding MgtC/SapB family protein, encoding MEYFQLLGSLLLAIILGSIVGLEREANNHPAGLRTHALVCIGSTLITIVSWKTFTNLSYSGDPTRIAAQIVSGIGFLGAGTILREGVNIKGLTTAASLWNIAGVGLAIGFGHYYIAIVATLLTIVVLHLFNKWEKKIVFTKQNLSIKILVIDKPGMLGIIGTTLGKLNVDIKNIILEPYDSKMQIILQLKLPVKLKEQQVIEELIKIEGVINIEYED
- a CDS encoding glycosyltransferase family 2 protein, with the translated sequence MTITCIIPAYNEEKTIGNILDVVKEVEIIDEIIVVSDGSIDKTVDVALSKGVKVVDLKENRGKGGAMKAGLEESEGEIILFLDADLIGLTPYHIKNLIEPVKSGRVPMSLGVFTNGRKTTDLAQKFAPYLSGQRAIKRELLNSMSDLEVSRFGVELALTRLVEKENINIEIVPLPDMSHVMKEEKLGFVKGFMARLKMYWEIVNYLFKNPS
- a CDS encoding proline--tRNA ligase, with product MKTSKYFMPTLREVSSDAETISHQLMLRAGLIRKQAAGIYTYLPLGFKVLKKIENIVREEMERSGAVEILASALQNAELWQESHRWYEYGAEMFRLQDRHGRDFCLGPTHEEIFTDLIRNNISSYRQLPLNLFQIQTKYRDEKRPRFGVIRSREFIMKDAYSFDVDEEGLNKSYEEMYKAYRRIFDRCNLKYQVVEADTGNIGGSSSHEFMVISEVGEDSLIFCDSCGYSANVEKAQAVDREFESQTIKKKEKVHTPNIKTIDDLAQFLSIESSKILKAVFYTDEKSRTFMCLLPGDREVNEIKLKKLLGIKEINLASEEEIYRVTKCKPGFSGPIGIDKEVFIVADNEVKTMTNFVVGANEEDYHIINVNLNEFNVNIYGDIKNAEEGDSCIKCGNKLSSSKGIEVGHIFKLGTKYSKLLKATYLDKNGKEQPMVMGCYGIGITRTLAAIIEQNNDEDGICWPKHLAPFEVAVIPVNIKDEEQADLAQKIYEDLKNNNIDVLLDDRDERVGVKFKDIDLIGIPLKIVVGKKISEGQVELKFRIGKETKLVNIEDIIEEVKSFYSLTC